The Salmo salar chromosome ssa06, Ssal_v3.1, whole genome shotgun sequence genome window below encodes:
- the LOC106608338 gene encoding transcription factor Sox-7: MAALISAYSSWPESFECSAGDGDVPDGHGSHRTPVDKASEPRIRRPMNAFMVWAKDERKRLAVQNPDLHNAELSKMLGKSWKALTPSQKRPYVEEAERLRVQHMQDYPNYKYRPRRKKQLKRICKRVDPGFLLGSLAGPDQNGLSDPRGLCHPLGLDKDEDGVSGGDGGVGFSTLSSRSPGPLPGVRSFRDVLSSSNSNSFDTYPYGLPTPPEMSPLDHDHPSYYPSSSSSSSSGSSPEERHQHRQGQTPGGGGGGPMCLSPSSYHPDYATTQTSIHCGGSHSHLTHLSHMSQAQSGGLITGHPLSYYNPSSWSSQLQVHPGLNHPHLMHLSPGHHHQHHLGQLSPPPEQNHSHLETLDQLSQVELLGEVDRDEFDQYLNSTAAGAAAAGVGVFHSEQGGGGGGGGGGGGMTVTGHIQVTSASAPSSESSVVGESSLISVLADATAAYYNNYGIS, from the exons ATGGCTGCATTGATCAGCGCGTACTCGTCTTGGCCGGAGAGCTTTGAGTGCTCTGCGGGAGATGGAGACGTGCCCGACGGACATGGCTCACACAGAACTCCCGTGGACAAAGCGTCGGAGCCGCGCATCAGGCGGCCCATGAATGCGTTCATGGTCTGGGCCAAAGATGAGAGGAAGCGCCTGGCTGTCCAAAACCCAGACCTGCACAACGCAGAGCTCAGTAAGATGCTGG GCAAGTCGTGGAAGGCGCTGACCCCCTCTCAGAAGCGTCCGTATGTGGAGGAAGCCGAGAGGCTGCGAGTGCAGCACATGCAGGACTACCCCAACTATAAGTACCGGCCTCGCCGGAAAAAGCAGCTAAAACGCATCTGTAAACGCGTGGACCCCGGCTTCCTACTGGGCAGCCTGGCGGGCCCCGACCAGAACGGCTTGTCCGACCCCCGGGGCCTCTGCCACCCCTTGGGTTTGGATAAGGACGAGGATGGGgttagtggtggtgatggaggtGTCGGGTTCTCGACCCTCTCTTCCCGCAGCCCAGGGCCTCTACCTGGGGTTAGATCCTTCAGAGATGTACTGTCCAGCTCCAACTCCAACAGCTTTGACACCTATCCCTACGGCCTCCCTACTCCGCCTGAGATGTCCCCTCTGGATCACGACCACCCCTCCTACtacccatcctcctcttcctcctcctcgtccggCTCCTCCCCCGAGGAGCGCCACCAGCACCGTCAGGGTCAGACCCccggaggtggaggtgggggtccCATGTGCCTCAGTCCTTCATCCTACCACCCTGACTACGCCACCACACAGACTTCCATTCACTGCGGTGGCTCCCACTCTCACCTGACCCACCTCTCCCACATGTCCCAGGCCCAGTCCGGAGGCCTCATCACTGGGCATCCTCTGTCCTACTACAACCCATCCTCCTGGTCCTCCCAGCTCCAGGTCCACCCGGGCCTCAATCACCCTCACTTAATGCACCTGTCCCCAggtcaccaccaccagcaccacttgGGTCAGCTCTCCCCTCCTCCCGAGCAGAACCACAGTCATCTGGAGACTTTGGACCAGCTGAGTCAGGTAGAGCTTCTAGGGGAGGTCGACCGTGATGAGTTCGACCAGTACCTGAACTCGACGGCGGCAGGAGCGGCAGCAGCAGGGGTGGGGGTGTTCCATTccgaacagggaggaggaggaggaggaggaggaggaggaggagggatgacgGTGACAGGTCACATCCAGGTGACATCGGCCTCAGCTCCGTCTTCTGAGAGCAGCGTCGTCGGGGAATCCAGCCTGATCTCTGTTCTGGCGGACGCCACGGCAGCATACTACAACAACTACGGCATCTCTTAG